The following coding sequences are from one Aethina tumida isolate Nest 87 chromosome 2, icAetTumi1.1, whole genome shotgun sequence window:
- the LOC109603641 gene encoding cytochrome P450 9e2: MFWVALIVVIITLGYYYYQRTYNYWKNLGINQTNPLPFFGDMFPIVSQKMALSHLVQNIYSQFPNSRYSGMYLFNSPTLVIRDPELIKQILVKDFDHFLDHKPFIDPEGDPLWSNNLFAMRGQRWKELRPKISPAFTSSKMKYMFSLMVEASKQFIQYFETQDKNLIVLEMKDSYTRFANDVIASCVFGLKVDSLNDKENYFYVTGKQLTSFTGFWKNIKIFSYNLIPLESKYLKFGLFSSEEVAFFRKIVRDTIALREREGIVRPDLIQILMNSRKENAREDINKDTIDTGFATVHEAEVGSTTKKPLTDDEIVAQAAAFFFAGFDSVSGLMCFTSYELALHQNCQDKLRAEIQETMEECNGNLTYEGLMKMKYLDMIISESLRKWPNAAVTDRLCTKPYTIQPKTPDEKPIHLKIGDSISVPLCAIQMDPQYFPDPEKFDPERFSDENKSKIVPYTFLTFGVGPRGCIGSRFAIMEVKTMLFHLLSKFKIVTTERTEIPIQIAHTGAGLNAKNGFWLGLQKI, encoded by the exons ATGTTTTGGGTAGCACTTATAGtagtaataattactttaggGTATTATTACTATCAAAGAACGTATAATTACTGGAAAAATTTGGGAATTAATCAAACCAACCCATTACCTTTTTTTGGAGACATGTTTCCGATTGTGTCTCAAAAAATGGCCTTATCACATTTggtccaaaatatttattcacaatttccaaattctag ATATAGTGGAATGTACTTATTTAACTCACCAACATTGGTGATACGAGATCCAGAATTAATCAAGCAAATACTTGTAAAAGATTTTGATCATTTCCTTGATCATAAACCTTTTATTGATCCAGAAGGTGATCCATTATGGAGCAACAATTTATTTGCTATGAGAG GTCAACGATGGAAAGAGTTGCGTCCTAAAATTAGTCCAGCGTTTACttcaagcaaaatgaaatatatgttTTCCCTAATGGTGGAAGCCTCAAAGCAGTTCATACAATATTTCGAAACCCAAGACAAAAATCTCATCGTTTTAGAAATGAAAGATAGTTACACCAGATTTGCCAATGACGTTATTGCTTCATGTGTGTTTGGATTAAAAGTTGATTCATTGAAtgacaaagaaaattatttttatgtaacggGAAAACAATTAACTAGTTTTACTGggttttggaaaaatattaagattttttcatataatctTATACCTTTAGAATCAAAG tatttaaaatttggactGTTCTCGTCAGAAGAAGTAGCATTTTTCCGTAAAATTGTGCGGGACACAATAGCTTTGAGAGAACGCGAAGGAATTGTTAGGCCAGatctaattcaaatattgatgAATTCCCGTAAAGAAAACGCCAGAGAGGACATTAATAAAGATACAATTGATACGGGATTTGCAACAGTCCATGAAGCCGAAGTTGGTTCTACGACAAAGAAACCTCTAACCGATGATGAAATCGTTGCTCAAGCAGCTGCTTTCTTCTTTGCTGGTTTTGACTCTGTCTCAGGCTTAATGTGCTTCACATCTTATGAACTGGCATTGCATCAAAACTGTCAAGATAAATTGAGAGCTGAAATTCAAGAAACCATGGAAGAGTGTAATGGAAATTTGACTTACGAAGGCTTGATGAAGATGAAATATTTGGATATGATAATTTCCG AAAGTCTTAGAAAATGGCCGAACGCAGCTGTAACAGATAGACTCTGTACAAAACCTTACACCATACAACCTAAGACCCCTGATGAAAAACCTATTCACCTAAAAATAGGTGATTCAATCTCAGTACCCCTTTGTGCCATCCAAATGGATCCACAATATTTTCCAGATCCGGAGAAATTCGACCCAGAAAGGTTTAGTGACGAGAACAAAAGCAAAATTGTTCCGTACACTTTCTTGACGTTTGGTGTAGGTCCCCGAGGTTGTATTGGATCCAGATTTGCTATTATGGAAGTTAAGACGATGTTGTTTCATTTGTTATCCAAATTTAAGATAGTGACCACCGAAAGAACAGAAATTCCTATTCAAATTGCACACACTGGTGCTGGTTTAAACGCCAAGAATGGATTTTGGCTTGGCTTGCAGAAGATCTAA
- the LOC109603638 gene encoding cytochrome P450 9e2 has translation MLWAVLLLIAVILGYYYLVRPLQYWKRLGVKQGNPWPIVGDFKESIYGGIPLSDFIMRIYNYASNVRYVGIYQFNLPTLVIKDPELIKQILVKDFDHFLDHKPFLSPDSDVLWSNNLFALEGQRWREMRSTLSPSFTSSKMRIMFTLMQDVAENFTNYFTSQNKDVIEVELKDAFTRYANDVIASCAFGIEIDSLKNKNNEFYLMGKELTDFSGIWKNIKFFIGLLIPPSSKFLDVNIFNKEVTNFFRSVVKDTIKIRESKGIVRPNLIHILMEARKGKSHDNNHKETLDAGFATLEESDVGVKGKTELSDDEITAQAAVFFFAGFDSVSGLMSFATYELAIQPDIQDRLRTEIQDVLEENGGKLTYEGLLKMKYMDMVVTETLRKWPNSAQTDRVCTKPYTIQPKTPDENPIHLKVGDPIWIPIWSIQRDPQYFPNPEKFDPERFNDENKQKIDPYTFLTFGIGPRSCIGNRFALLEVKAVLFHLLSKFRIVPTEKTDIPIQIHPRSIGLNAKNGFWVAFEKL, from the exons ATGTTGTGGGCGGTTTTGCTTTTGATCGCCGTTATACTGGGATATTACTACTTGGTCAGGCCCCTTCAGTATTGGAAAAGGTTGGGAGTAAAACAAGGGAACCCATGGCCAATTGTAGGTGACTTTAAAGAAAGCATTTATGGAGGCATACCCCtttcagattttattatgAGGATTTATAATTACGCATCTAACGTTAG GTATGTTGgtatatatcaatttaatttaccaacTTTGGTCATAAAAGATCCAGAGCTCATCAAACAAATTCTAGTCAAAGATTTCGACCATTTTCTTGACCACAAGCCATTTCTATCTCCTGACAGTGATGTGCTGTGGAGCAATAATCTGTTTGCATTAGAAG GGCAAAGATGGAGAGAAATGAGATCAACATTAAGTCCTTCTTTCACCTCCAGCAAAATGAGAATCATGTTCACGTTAATGCAAGATGTAGCCGAAAATTTTACCAACTATTTTACAAGTCAAAATAAAGATGTTATAGAAGTAGAACTTAAAGATGCATTCACCAGATATGCTAATGATGTGATAGCCAGCTGTGCCTTTGGTATTGAAATCGACTcactgaaaaacaaaaacaatgagTTCTACTTGATGGGAAAGGAACTAACTGATTTTTCTGGcatatggaaaaatattaaatttttcataggCTTACTTATACCACCTTCATCAAAG tttttagatgtaaatatattcaacaaaGAAGTTACAAATTTCTTCCGCAGTGTGGTAAAAGATACCATTAAAATTCGCGAGAGTAAAGGTATTGTGAGACCAAATTTAATTCACATATTGATGGAAGCGCGTAAAGGCAAGTCTCACGACAACAATCACAAAGAAACACTTGATGCTGGTTTTGCAACATTGGAGGAATCAGATGTGGGGGTCAAAGGAAAAACTGAACTGAGTGACGATGAGATCACCGCGCAAGCTGCCGTATTTTTCTTTGCCGGTTTCGACTCGGTTTCAGGGTTAATGTCTTTCGCAACCTACGAACTGGCCATTCAACCCGACATTCAGGACCGACTTAGAACTGAAATTCAAGATGTGTTGGAGGAGAATGGTGGAAAACTCACTTATGAAGGGTTGTTGAAGATGAAATACATGGATATGGTGGTGACAG AAACTTTAAGGAAGTGGCCGAATTCAGCACAAACAGACAGAGTATGCACAAAACCATATACAATTCAACCAAAAACTCCAGACGAAAATCCTATTCATTTGAAAGTGGGTGATCCTATTTGGATTCCAATTTGGAGTATCCAAAGGGACCctcaatattttccaaatcCGGAAAAATTCGACCCCGAACGATTCAACGATgagaataaacagaaaattgaTCCTTATACATTTTTGACGTTTGGTATTGGTCCTAGGAGTTGTATTGGAAACAGATTTGCTCTTTTGGAAGTCAAGGCTGTGCTGTTCCATTTGTTGTCGAAGTTTAGAATTGTGCCAACGGAGAAAACTGATATACCTATTCAGATTCACCCTAGATCAATAGGATTGAATGCCAAGAATGGTTTTTGGGTggcatttgaaaaattatga
- the LOC126264119 gene encoding cytochrome P450 9e2-like, with product MLTMLWVLALLVCLVLTYLYITKVQSYWRSIGIKQGNPVFFFGENWGTITRTQSFSEMILYVYNMFPNARYSGFYQFITPTLVLRDPDLIKQITIKDFDHFMDHRTLIPEESDPMFGKNLVSLKGQKWKDMRATLSPSFTSSKMKAMFILISECAHDFVEHFKNQNQDIITIEMKDTFTRFTNDVIATTAFGIKVDSLKDRTNRFYVMGKDMTNFSSFWKSMKFFGYFAFPTLFKLLKVKLFTKEVSTFFKDLIIETIKTREEKGIVRPDMINVLMEARKGLHKYEENSGDIDTGFATVEESEIGKSNKNISLTDDDVTAQALIFFFAGFDAVSSLMCFMCYELGVNQDVQDKLREEVNKTLDDCEGKLTYEALMRMKYMDMVLTESLRKWPIASGTDRICTKPFTIQPVLPDEKPLHLKKNDVLFLPFFGIHRDPKYYPNPEKFDPERFNDENKVNIKPYTYLPFGVGPRNCIGSRFAIMETKAVFFHILASFKIVPVEKTVIPLRICKKNFNLTSENGFWFGLQKI from the exons ATGTTAACGATGCTGTGGGTACTAGCTTTGCTGGTATGTTTGGTTTTGACATATTTGTACATCACAAAAGTACAGAGTTACTGGAGAAGTATCGGTATAAAACAAGGCAATCCTGTGTTTTTCTTCGGAGAAAACTGGGGAACTATTACCCGCACACAAAGTTTTTCCGAaatgattttatatgtttacaaCATGTTTCCGAATGCTAG ATACTCAGGATTTTATCAGTTCATTACGCCAACTCTCGTACTAAGAGACCCAGATCTAATCaaacaaataacaattaaagacTTTGATCATTTCATGGACCACAGGACGCTTATTCCAGAGGAAAGTGATCCTATGTTTGGCAAAAATTTAGTTTCTCTAAAGGGGCAAAAGTGGAAAGACATGAGAGCAACATTAAGTCCATCTTTCACCAGTAGTAAAATGAAAgccatgtttattttaatttctgaatGTGCTCACGACTTTGTCGAACATTTTAAGAATCAAAACCaagatattattacaattgaaATGAAGGACACCTTTACCAGATTTACCAATGATGTAATTGCAACCACAGCTTTTGGCATTAAAGTGGATTCACTGAAAGACAGAACCAATAGGTTTTATGTAATGGGTAAAGATATGACCAACTTCAGCAGTTTCTGGAAGAGCATGAAATTTTTTGGATACTTTGCATTTCCAACTTTATTCAAA ctaTTGAAAGttaaactttttactaaaGAAGTATCCACATTTTTCAAAGATCTGAtcattgaaacaataaaaacaagggAAGAAAAAGGAATTGTACGTCCAGACatgataaatgttttaatggaGGCTAGAAAAGgtttacataaatatgaagaaaacAGTGGTGATATTGATACTGGCTTTGCAACTGTTGAGGAATCTGAAATTggcaaatctaataaaaatatcagccTTACTGATGATGATGTGACTGCTCAGgccttaattttcttttttgctGGTTTCGATGCTGTGTCTTCTTTAATGTGCTTTATGTGTTACGAATTGGGGGTGAATCAAGATGTCCAAGATAAACTTAGGGAAGAAGTTAATAAGACTTTAGATGATTGTGAAGGAAAATTGACGTATGAAGCTTTAATGAGAATGAAGTACATGGACATGGTTTTAACAG AGAGTCTTCGAAAATGGCCGATTGCTTCTGGTACAGACAGAATCTGCACTAAACCTTTCACAATCCAACCAGTCTTGCCTGACGAGAAACCGTtacatttaaagaaaaatgacgTACTTTTCTTGCCCTTTTTTGGCATTCATAGAGATCCTAAATATTACCCGAATCCAGAAAAATTTGACCCTGAAAGGTTCAACGATGAAAACAAAGTGAATATCAAACCTTACACTTATTTACCTTTCGGAGTTGGACCCAGAAACTGTATTGGTTCAAGGTTTGCCATAATGGAAACCAAGGCTGTGTTTTTCCACATCTTGGCCAGTTTCAAAATTGTGCCAGTTGAAAAGACAGTCATTCCATTAAGAATTTGTAAGAAAAACTTCAATTTGACTTCTGAAAACGGATTTTGGTTCGGTctacagaaaatataa